The Ficedula albicollis isolate OC2 chromosome 6, FicAlb1.5, whole genome shotgun sequence genome has a window encoding:
- the GSTO1 gene encoding glutathione S-transferase omega-1 → MSGDQSRSLGKGSAAPGPVPAGQLRLYSMRFCPYAQRTRLVLRAKGISHEVININLKNKPDWYFEKQPSGLVPVLETSKGQLIWESPITCEYLDEAFPEKKLMPSDPYERAWQKMLLEDFSKIISLLFKHVLAVKDGQDTTALKAEIAEKFGKLEEALSKRNTVFFGGDSVSMIDYLIWPWFERLEPFQLKDSLNHTPKLQRWVEAMKKDPAVKATITDPQIYKNYLQLYLKNSPEACDYGL, encoded by the exons ATGTCGGGCGATCAGTCCCGCAGCCTGGGCAAGG GCAGCGCGGCGCCGGGCCCCGTGCCCGCGGGGCAGCTCCGGCTCTACAGCATGCGCTTCTGCCCCTACGCGCAGCGGACGCGCCTGGTTCTCCGCGCCAAGGGCATCAG CCATGAAGTAATTAACATTAATCTGAAGAACAAACCTGACTGGTACTTTGAGAAGCAGCCCTCTGGGCTGGTTCCTGTTCTGGAGACCAGCAAGGGCCAGCTCATCTGGGAGTCCCCAATCACCTGTGAGTACTTGGATGAAgcatttccagagaagaaaCTGATGCCTTCAGACCCATATGAGCGAGCCTGGCAGAAGATGCTCTTGGAAGACTTCTCAAAG ATAATATCCTTGCTTTTCAAGCATGTTCTTGCAGTTAAAGATGGACAGGACACTACTGCACTGAAAGCAGAGATTGCTGAAAAGTTTGGCAAACTTGAAGAG GCTCTGTCCAAACGCAACACGGTGTTTTTTGGTGGGGACTCAGTCTCAATGATTGACTATCTGATCTGGCCATGGTTTGAACGTCTGGAGCCATTCCAGCTGAAAGA TTCTTTGAATCACACCCCAAAGCTCCAGCGCTGGGTGGAGGCCATGAAGAAGGACCCTGCTGTCAAGGCTACGATAACTGACCCACAGATATACAAAAATTACCTCCAGCTGTATCTGAAGAACAGCCCTGAGGCATGTGATTATGGGCTCTGA